CCGCATGCAGGATGTAGACAAACAAGCGCTTTATAAAGAAGTGCAGCAACTCATGGAAGGACCCGGGTTTAACCTATATAAGATAGTGCAGCAATATACCTGATCATTTTGTTTCAGCCTTTTTCATCATCCATCCGGAGATGCACCAGGAGATGGTGCAGGCAAACAGCAGCGGAATAATACCTTCTCCCTGCCATGTACATTCCAGTGCAAAAACAATAGCAGTTATCCATCCCCGCGTCACCCCTGCAAACAATGCAGCCATGCCCACAAACGCCGCCAGTGATGGATTCAAAGGTGTGCCCGGAAATGCCATTTGTAATAGTAATGCACTTAATATTCCTAATGCACTGCCGATAGAAAGCAGTGGTAATATAATTCCGCCAAACGTACGTGTACCCAATACAAAGATGATCAGTAAAAATTTGATCATACTCAGCGAGATAAGCAGGGAGAGTGTTACTTTACCCTGCAACATCATCGCAGTGTATTCTATACCGTTACCTAATATCTCCGGTGCATGATATCCTGCATACCCCACTGCTGCGGCACTTATAATTGGCCATACCCAACCATTTGCAAAAGACCTGATCTGTTGTACAACAAATACAAGGATAGCTGAATGTAATCCCGTTACTACACCTATCAGTGTATACAAGCCAATAGCTGCTATAGATGGGATAGCGAAGGAAGGAAGTATAAAGAACGGTTCCAGGCCAAACCATAACATATGGATAGCAGCGCCAACAAATGCAGCAAGACTTATATAACCGATCCGCTTTGAAATAAATTTCCTATACAACAGTTCACTCACTAATATGATAGCTGCCAATGGTGTTCCAAACATCGCAGCAAAGCCTGCCGCAACACCTGCAGACAACAGTAGTTCATGATGCTCACCGGTATACATACTATAGTTCATCGCAATACCTTCCGGCCCTAAAGGAATACCAGTGCCAATGTTCAACACACCACTTAACGGTGAAAGGAATTTCCACTTACGCATTAACAGCACACCTATTGCAACACCCGCCACCGGCAATACTATCGCAGTTATGTCAAGATTATGATAGATGGGAGATACCGCTGCAACAGACCAGTCGTTGAAATACAACACATTACTGATCAAACGAACAAGCAGCAAGCCGCCAACTGCAACAATACTGCAGCTTACAGCCAAAATAAATACACGCATCACCATATACAACACTCGTTCTATAGGCACATGCATGTACTGCAAGGGTGGCGTACAATCCGCTACAGGCAAGCCTTTTCGATGGAATAAAGAAGCAAAGTATTTCATTTGCGGAGTTTTTACCGTTAAGCAGAATGGTTTTCAAATACTGTAAATATAATACTTGATAATAGGTAACAAGTCAAAGATCAGATTGTTAGCCGTATTTTAACTTAGATAAAATCCCCGCAATTCCAAGCTCACAAACAATTTTGTGTGTTTTATTATCGTTAAGAAAACAGCATGAATGTGCTATAAAGGGCAGGATAAATCTTTCGTAATTTCGACCCCTTCCATCGAAAGCCCACCAATTTTTAAGACAGAAACCATAAAAAAAGATACGGAAAAAAAACATGACAAAGGAATCTACCTTTAATCCTGAACATCAGGCAGACAATACTGCGAGCAAGGTAGTAGCGGCACTGGAAAGACTTTCTGAAGCCTTTCGGGTGTTGCTCTGGCTTGAAGCTAAACAACATGGCCTCAGCCCCATACAGGTTCAGATATTAACTTTCCTGCTGCATTATCCAGAAAAGCTTAAGACAGTTACGCACCTTGCATCGCATTTTAACATGACGAAGGCAACGATCAGTGATGCTATTAAAACATTGGAAGCAAAGGACCTCTTAAAAAGGAAAGCAGACGTTTATGATAATCGCAGTCATACGCTCCTATTAACAAAAGCAGGTAAGGTGATTGCAAAGAAAGTAGAAAAGTTCGCACACCCCATGCAGGGATCAGTGAATGCCATTCCTCCTGAAAAACAAGCCGGGCTGCTTGAGCAACTAATGGGCCTTATCCATGACCTGAACCAACAACTCATTATCACACCACAACGCATGTGCTTTAATTGCCAGTTCTATGAACAGAAAGGCAAAACACAGCACTATTGCCACCTCATCCATGCTCCGTTAAAAGCAGGAGACCTCCGGTTAGATTGCCAGGAATTTGAAAGTAAAGAAGAAGAGTAAGTTCTTTCGATGGGAAGTATCAGTTTGCTATTCAGAGCAAGCTGCATCAGTCTGCCCTTTGGCTACGCCACCAGCGCCAGCCCAGGAAGGCCATCAATGCCAAAGGTGTGAATGCCAGCATCAGGATGCCGTTGTTCAATCCCTTTGCAGGACCTTCTCCCAATTGCTGCGCCGTTTTGGTGCAGAGGGAACATTGCGCCAGCAGATCACTGCAAGGCAGCAATAAGGCAATGATCATTATAAGGAATAACAGCTTTTTCACAATACTAAATTAAGGTATTTCCTTACTACAGGAACTGATATCCGTCAGGAATAGTAAGGAGAGATCATAATGTATACGATCACGCCTGTAACAGCCACATAGAACCAAATGGGCCAGGTGATCCGTGCAATCCTGCGGTGACGTACATTGTCATCCTGGAAAGCGCGGAGCAGGGTAAAAAGCACTAGTGGCACAATGATCACGGCCAGCAGGATATGTGTCAGCAGCAGGAAGTAATATAGATAACGTATACCTCCTATCATCCCCAGCTCAGCAGCATCCACAATACCATTATGATCAACATCGCCAAACTTTGTGCTTTCCGTGAGGAAGTGATAAGT
This DNA window, taken from Chitinophaga niabensis, encodes the following:
- a CDS encoding DUF420 domain-containing protein, coding for MSLKNKNLNIPIAIISIVIPLLVAILFIIPKPDIEAGFDVKLMPFFHAVLNSGTAVLLVASLVFIKNGRRRAHKWTNLTAVGLSVLFLLSYVTYHFLTESTKFGDVDHNGIVDAAELGMIGGIRYLYYFLLLTHILLAVIIVPLVLFTLLRAFQDDNVRHRRIARITWPIWFYVAVTGVIVYIMISPYYS
- a CDS encoding chloride channel protein — protein: MKYFASLFHRKGLPVADCTPPLQYMHVPIERVLYMVMRVFILAVSCSIVAVGGLLLVRLISNVLYFNDWSVAAVSPIYHNLDITAIVLPVAGVAIGVLLMRKWKFLSPLSGVLNIGTGIPLGPEGIAMNYSMYTGEHHELLLSAGVAAGFAAMFGTPLAAIILVSELLYRKFISKRIGYISLAAFVGAAIHMLWFGLEPFFILPSFAIPSIAAIGLYTLIGVVTGLHSAILVFVVQQIRSFANGWVWPIISAAAVGYAGYHAPEILGNGIEYTAMMLQGKVTLSLLISLSMIKFLLIIFVLGTRTFGGIILPLLSIGSALGILSALLLQMAFPGTPLNPSLAAFVGMAALFAGVTRGWITAIVFALECTWQGEGIIPLLFACTISWCISGWMMKKAETK
- a CDS encoding MarR family winged helix-turn-helix transcriptional regulator — translated: MTKESTFNPEHQADNTASKVVAALERLSEAFRVLLWLEAKQHGLSPIQVQILTFLLHYPEKLKTVTHLASHFNMTKATISDAIKTLEAKDLLKRKADVYDNRSHTLLLTKAGKVIAKKVEKFAHPMQGSVNAIPPEKQAGLLEQLMGLIHDLNQQLIITPQRMCFNCQFYEQKGKTQHYCHLIHAPLKAGDLRLDCQEFESKEEE